In the genome of Drosophila melanogaster chromosome 4, one region contains:
- the CG33978 gene encoding uncharacterized protein, isoform G gives MLQPREDNKISDIFHKKYDTSTSTRRMMYSTYYNFNLSRVLFTTLLFTMMHIETSHAINQSYHVSPTPTLPAISGDERNQLERHSFKEHRETKKFNTSYELKNENNFLHGSISEKVLDEARYNLATHLMSNGVELIITNEKEKYIENIGLTTQKVTSNNSQPILITIRSDKPLTLAPSTLKNQLTLSLPPIRKDPPSIPKNVFVRKICLTTYTYHTTNVKNGSFHLVSKKVVITNSFTEDRNYLQASNSMIADVTFSKTPDLLVAMYPTTYHYFNTIDRGQSTPIMFTSKDTVTSTIMRPKHSLALPHSIIDVSPSTKTYFSYILFTRTLYDELGNSIHITRKKNFTEVVLTQPFHDSTYMNTKVTDIVSSVAQFNNSSSSAMNYEESDYLIIYSTKAMLETQTFCTSIYNSSLTITKEACERDIRVPNHQLKRQTHLIKNIITDTVGSSLLNSNILLSLKSKLLLISNKHKRESIVTIITLLPGEIIRVTGVYIIQTPNLNIFATSKKQNIFISSTISLLSATSMSSERNPTLITKKADFDENFRKELKNDSLYTSPFTYNNTELMLSASENSDIYIRTKNKLIHSRLSSATSKTSAIKILGLESFRPVVNVVAHVLTKQFVNLQKDQPYTQYNEGCPKSNRIQSQTISTVMEQPVYIPLAQNISEELKENRLKSDHLGKLNISILHIYPPRMDALRNTKKNISARHEYAGYMKTSRIYENELMNTGIPIRPGEVITANANVIFGRPNINVGVSHNFNENKMTVNNRHTISLKSLPLNNPTYSNIWDNSQNKRAKIDYASMLKPAIPINHQKQLKSATIHSRFSPIKILQKNPSLKYSSSFNPIIHLDAAFYRHHILDIFRIPQKITSLSVSKSYFAMSNSPEYSFSQDVHHDPVKTSLSNVTPLILSKLSIVQQIKLKSNVISHTINMHAGPLTFETESESIPYATTVKGYTGTFFISHIKIPIRDEKIDVHITPNRKSLLSHEYDNLDHDKYYNKVKFHGVSFGSIMAPNKKPDVYQNDFPSQPTARLDSTHNGELTKHINEAPYMNVKAFTEPDQTAAFNNFKNKNLFSSTILNKMWSVISTNSKSSTKKNCTEDLCKLFLAKYANSHPKYFTEHSGINTTVPKPSNFSAYYSSISSEYNNFTSSLTSRGLTSINDIKVQTSNMELSNSLLYNLGSLRTIQEPHFEPGQDLLSVTLCVTRNVKNCKNSLIHKLKNDDKMLEPSEIMQDDTNSLLQKSMEADFVSLAVKNSITEKIAKNLNTLEVVKTEVIDAQKYIDLKNIIVNTSKTNVMKPVFISVQKVLISQDSSYVSILNGSEYVVDPYNVKDYSIPSGSGDNFEMENIQSFSRHTDFRNKSSSSLISNSKPDQIINASSDLRNMPFRADLIDSMSQRIDLIKQKSKTACDPKCRLNKNEICVTYGNSTESIGICECRPSFGRMFPDRPCKPTYTYEMRIQTYWTENHLLKFSNNIKSNSLIEYRHISKILLEAADRMVMQSDYRDIFHGVQLQSVFAKTNDTLMVTYLLQLSENSNEDQLTTVFQKYLRQSNFSIGGTRLYTSREGLQFLTIKDFDECRNEHFYDCSPNAQCFNLIGSYTCSCKKGYVDKSENSLYPGRHCLNNIIGCDKCNYNGKCVNVSAEKSHKEIAICKCYAWYAGTKCQVNLKVIILFILTSGAILSLVLFLFLLIITKRKKQVDWKTSQLFIASSSLSPSLTTSTKSVREMENVGELCKVMTLISKKEYNEVNNHFISPETHKKTIVIENYTNAIASTKVQDLNIKGAFTQNDILYGSTDRGSQHEDQINRSLTLRIPRAKFRFPDISQNSCLCHKGKRSSLNITGKILVQKDDDYMAAYRSFGPSCEKDLKYLTLSDNLFYRGNTVAKADLVPVGYGVSSLITDQIESPTSSALNEDSNTMTERDLGSTFLLPHTHLYKTDKISYDFSR, from the exons atgctTCAGCCACGTGAAGACAACAAAATATCGGATATTTTCCATAAAAAATACGACACTTCAACCTCGACAAGAAGGATGATGTATTCTACTTATTACAATTTCAACTTGAGCCGTGTTCTGTTTACCACACTCCTATTCACAATGATGCACATTGAAACTTCCCATGCAATTA ATCAGTCTTATCATGTGAGTCCGACACCAACTTTGCCGGCAATATCCGGGGATG AGCGCAATCAATTAGAACGGCATAGTTTCAAAGAACATAGGGAGACCAAGAAATTTAATACAAGTTACGAGCTGAagaatgaaaacaattttctcCATGGCTCTATCTCGGAAAAAGTATTAGACGAAGCCAGGTACAATCTTGCCACTCACCTTATGTCAAATGGAGTGGAACTAATAATTACCAACGAAAAAGAGAAATACATTGAAAACATAGGGTTGACAACCCAAAAAGTAACCAGTAATAATAGTCAACCAATTTTAATAACCATACGATCCGACAAGCCCTTGACATTGGCCCCAAGTACCTTAAAAAATCAGTTGACTTTATCATTGCCTCCAATTAGAAAG GACCCACCCAGTATTCCCAAAAACGTATTTGTAAGAAAAATTTGTCTAACTACTTACACATATCACACAACCAATGTTAAAAATGGAAGCTTTCATTTGGTTAGCAAAAAAGTGGTTATAACCAACAGTTTTACAGAAGATCGAAATTACCTTCAAGCAAGTAACTCGATGATAGCAGATGTCACTTTCTCAAAG ACTCCAGATTTACTAGTCGCTATGTATCCAACAACTTATCACTATTTTAACACAATTGATCGAGGACAGTCGACTCCAATAATGTTCACATCAAAAGATACTGTTACAAGCACAATTATGAGACCAAAGCACTCCTTGGCTCTTCCACATTCAATCATAGATGTTTCGCCCAGCACAAAAACATACTTCagttatatattatttacgAGGACCTTATATGATGAACTAGGGAATTCAATACATATCACacgtaaaaaaaattttactgAAGTAGTTCTTACACAGCCCTTTCATGATTCAACTTATATGAATACAAAAGTAACTGATATCGTTTCGAGTGTGGCgcaatttaataattcatcTTCATCTGCAATGAATTATGAAGAATCTGACTATCTTATAATATATTCAACGAAAGCCATGTTAGAAACACAAACTTTTTGCACTAGTATATATAATTCTAGTTTGACCATAACAAAGGAAGCATGTGAAAGGGATATAAGAGTTCCCAACCATCAATTAAAGCGTCAAACTCacttaataaaaaacataataacCGATACCGTGGGTAGTTCGCTGTTAAACtcaaatattttactttcGTTAAAATCTAAACTTTTGCTTATAAGTAATAAACATAAACGGGAAAGTATTGTTACAATAATCACATTGCTGCCAGGTGAAATTATCCGAGTAACGGGTGTCTATATAATTCAAACACccaatttaaacattttcgccaCGTCGAAGAAacagaatatatttataagctCGACAATAAGTTTACTCAGCGCTACATCAATGAGTAGTGAACGAAATCCAACATTAATTACTAAGAAAGCTGACTTTGATGAGAATTTTAGAAAGGAATTAAAGAATGATAGCCTTTACACTAGCCCTTTCACCTACAATAATACAGAATTAATGTTATCGGCGTCTGAAAATAGCGACATATACATAcgaactaaaaataaattaatacattCGCGGCTTAGTTCTGCAACTTCCAAGACTAGTGCTATTAAGATACTTGGCCTGGAGAGTTTTCGTCCTGTGGTAAATGTTGTGGCACACGTATTAACAAAACAGTTCGTTAATTTACAAAAAGATCAGCCGTACACCCAATATAACGAAGGATGCCCAAAGTCCAATAGAATTCAAAGCCAAACTATATCAACAGTAATGGAACAACCAGTATATATACCTTTGGCTCAAAACATATCAGAAGAATTAAAGGAAAATCGCTTAAAAAGTGACCATCTAGGCAAACTAAATATTagtatattacatatatatccaCCGAGAATGGACGccttaagaaatacaaaaaaaaatatatcagcTCGACATGAGTATGCAGGATATATGAAAACGTCAAGGATATATGAAAACGAATTAATGAATACGGGTATTCCTATTAGACCCGGAGAGGTCATAACAGCCAACGCTAATGTTATTTTTGGAAGGCCAAATATAAATGTTGGAGTATCCCACAATTTTAACGAGAATAAAATGACAGTAAACAATCGTCATACAATATCTCTAAAATCATTGCCCTTAAATAATCCAACGTATTCAAATATTTGGGATAATTCGCAAAATAAAAGAGCTAAGATAGACTATGCCAGCATGTTAAAACCTGCAATACCTATAAATCATCAAAAACAACTGAAGAGTGCAACCATACATTCTAGGTTTTCCCCCATAAAAATCTTGCAGAAAAACCCCAGCCTGAAATATTCTTCTTCTTTTAATCCCATAATTCACCTCGATGCTGCATTTTATAGACATCACATCTTAGACATATTTCGGATACCACAAAAAATTACAAGTCTTTCAGTTTCTAAAAGTTATTTTGCGATGTCAAATTCTCCTGAGTATTCCTTTAGTCAAGACGTCCATCACGACCCCGTAAAAACGTCGTTATCCAATGTAACGCCCCTCATCTTATCAAAACTATCAATTGttcaacaaataaaattaaaaagtaatgTAATTAGTCATACAATTAATATGCATGCCGGTCCTCTAACTTTTGAAACGGAATCTGAAAGCATTCCGTATGCGACAACCGTAAAAGGATATACCGGTACTTTTTTTATAtcacatataaaaatacctATAAGAGACGAAAAAATTGATGTGCACATAACACCCAATCGCAAAAGTCTACTTTCTCATGAGTACGATAATTTAGACCACgacaaatattataataaagtTAAATTTCACGGTGTTTCCTTTGGAAGTATAATGGcgccaaataaaaaacccGATGTCTATCAAAATGACTTTCCCTCCCAACCAACTGCTAGACTAGACAGTACGCATAATGGTGAACTAACAAAACATATTAATGAGGCTCCTTATATGAATGTGAAAGCTTTTACAGAACCAGATCAAACAGCAGCGTTTAATAACTTTAAGAACAAAAATCTTTTCAGCAGcactatattaaataaaatgtggtCAGTGATAAGCACAAATTCTAAGTCGTCtaccaaaaaaaattgcaCTGAAGATTTATGTAAGCTATTTCtagcaaaatatgcaaattcacATCCTAAATACTTTACAGAGCATTCTGGAATCAATACAACTGTTCCAAAACCTTCAAATTTCAGCGCTTACTATTCATCTATTTCTAGtgaatataataattttacaaGCTCATTAACTTCTCGCGGGCTAACGTCGATAAATGACATCAAAGTGCAAACATCTAACATGGAACTTTCAAATAGTCTTCTGTACAATTTAGGTTCATTGAGGACAATACAAGAGCCACATTTTGAACCCGGCCAAGATTTACTTAGTGTGACCTTGTGTGTAACACGCAAtgtaaaaaactgtaaaaataGTTTGATACATAAACTAAAGAACGATGATAAAATGCTTGAACCCTCTGAAATTATGCAGGATGATACAAATTCTCTTTTACAAAAATCAATGGAAGCAGATTTCGTTTCACTGGCAgtgaaaaattcaattacagaaaaaatagccaaaaatttaaatacgtTGGAAGTCGTTAAAACAGAGGTTATTGatgcacaaaaatatatagaccTGAAAAATATTATTGTGAATACTTCGAAAACAAATGTAATGAAGCCGGTTTTCATTAGTGTTCAGAAAGTACTAATATCTCAAGACAGTTCTTATGTTAGTATTTTAAATGGCTCGGAATATGTAGTGGATCCATATAACGTGAAAGACTATAGCATACCCTCTGGCAGTGGAGATAattttgaaatggaaaatatccAATCCTTCTCTAGGCACACCGATTTTAGAAATAAATCGAGCTCTTCATTAATCTCTAACTCGAAACCAGATCAGATTATTAATGCCTCCAGCGACCTAAGAAATATGCCCTTCAGAGCAGATCTAATAGATTCTATGTCACAGAGAATtgatttaataaaacaaaaatctaAAACTGCTTGCGATCCCAAATGcagattaaataaaaatgaaatatgcgTTACCTATGGCAATAGTACCGAATCTATAGGTATTTGTGAATGTCGACCCAGTTTTGGACGTATGTTTCCGGATCGCCCTTGCAAAC CTACTTATACATACGAAATGAGAATTCAAACCTATTGGACGGAAAAccatttattaaaattcagcAATAACATAAAAAGTAATTCCTTAATAGAATATCGACATATTAGTAAAATATTATTGGAAGCCGCCGATCGCATGGTTATGCAATCTGATTACAGGGATATATTTCACGGTGTGCAACTACAAAGTGTTTTTGCTAAAACGAATGACACTTTAATGGTCACCTACCTCCTACAG tTATCAGAGAATAGCAATGAAGATCAGCTTACAActgtttttcaaaaatatttacggCAAAGCAACTTTAGTATTGGAGGCACCAGATTGTACACCTCAAGGGAAGGGCTCCAATTCCTAACAATTAAGG ATTTTGATGAATGTCGCAACGAACATTTTTATGATTGTTCCCCTAATGCGCAATGTTTTAACTTAATTGGAAGTTACACTTGCAGTTGTAAGAAGGGTTACGTAGATAAATCAGAGAACAGCTTATACCCCGGTCGCCATTGCCTAAATAATATCATCGGTTGCGATAAATGTAATTATAACGGCAAGTGCGTCAATGTTTCGGCTGAAAAGAGCCATAAAGAGATAGCAATATGCAAGTGCTATGCTTGGTATGCCGGAACAAAGTGCCAAGTTAACTTAAAAGTTATAATACTATTTATTCTAACAAGTGGCGCAATTTTGTCTTTGgttctatttctgtttttacTTATAATCACCAAGCGGAAAAAACAAGTCGATTGGAAAACAAGCCAATTATTCATTGCGTCTTCATCATTAAGTCCAAGTTTAACAACCTCAACCAAATCTGTccgcgaaatggaaaatgtcgGTGAATTATGTAAAGTCATGACATTAATATCTAAGAAG GAATATAATGAAGTGAATAATCATTTCATATCACcagaaacacacaaaaaaacaattgtGATTGAAAATTACACGAACGCAATAGCTTCCACAAAAGTACAAGACTTAAATATAAAAGGAGCATTTACACAGAATGACATTTTATATGGTAGTACTGACCGTGGCTCACAACACGAAGACCAAATTAATCGATCTCTTACTCTCAGAATTCCACGAGCAAAATTTCGATTTCCCGATatttctcagaattcttgttTATGTCATAAAGGGAAAAGATCTAGTTTAAATATTACAGGGAAAATATTAGTGCAAAAAGATGACGATTATATGGCCGCCTATCGTTCTTTTGGTCCAAGCTGTGAGAaagatttaaaatatttaactttatcAGATAATCTTTTCTACAGAGGTAATACTGTAGCGAAAGCTGATCT